The Spirosoma foliorum genome has a window encoding:
- a CDS encoding winged helix-turn-helix transcriptional regulator, with protein sequence MNKQLTTQKNIDATQLALKKTLDIICGKWRLYIIYQLGTEARRYGELRRMIPDVSEKVLIQELKALVSLGVIEKKAFNEVPPRVEYSLTAKGQKVLPTLLDLTSIGETFLEP encoded by the coding sequence ATGAATAAACAATTGACTACTCAAAAAAACATTGATGCTACCCAATTAGCGCTGAAAAAAACCTTAGATATTATTTGCGGAAAATGGCGATTGTACATCATTTATCAATTAGGTACAGAAGCTCGCCGATATGGTGAATTACGACGAATGATTCCTGATGTGAGTGAAAAAGTTTTGATTCAGGAACTGAAGGCATTGGTTAGTCTGGGCGTAATTGAAAAGAAGGCGTTTAATGAAGTACCTCCTCGTGTTGAATATAGCCTGACCGCAAAAGGCCAAAAAGTTTTACCAACACTGTTGGACCTGACATCAATTGGCGAAACTTTTCTGGAGCCTTAG